From a single Bremerella cremea genomic region:
- a CDS encoding FliA/WhiG family RNA polymerase sigma factor: MATTTATRDDVSELWTSYKEDPSRKELRNRLVERYLPLVKYNGERIWARLPEGVELDDLISAGVFGLMDAIDAFDMSRGVKFETYCVPRIRGAMLDELRTMDWVPRLVRSKASKLNEATKQLEAKFGRQPSHAELAQHMEMPVKELEKMVSDANAVGLISLNKKWYETDSYKDVREIDILEDKKGEDPTRRIQKNDLMRLVTKGLNRNERLIIILYYYEELTMKEIGATLDLSESRVSQMHSSIVQRLQTQLGRRKPEFGTV, encoded by the coding sequence ATGGCAACGACGACCGCGACCAGGGATGACGTGTCTGAATTGTGGACGAGCTACAAGGAAGACCCGTCGCGGAAAGAATTAAGAAACCGACTCGTAGAACGCTATTTGCCGTTGGTTAAATACAACGGTGAACGGATTTGGGCTCGTCTTCCAGAAGGGGTCGAACTTGACGACCTCATCTCGGCAGGCGTCTTCGGCTTGATGGACGCAATCGATGCGTTCGACATGAGCCGAGGCGTGAAGTTCGAAACGTATTGCGTCCCACGTATTCGTGGGGCAATGCTGGACGAACTGCGAACCATGGACTGGGTACCACGTTTGGTCCGCTCGAAGGCCAGCAAATTGAACGAAGCAACCAAGCAATTGGAAGCCAAGTTCGGTCGCCAGCCCTCGCATGCCGAGCTAGCCCAGCACATGGAAATGCCCGTCAAAGAACTTGAGAAGATGGTCTCCGACGCAAATGCCGTCGGGCTGATCAGCTTGAACAAGAAATGGTACGAGACGGACAGCTATAAAGATGTCCGTGAGATCGACATTCTGGAAGACAAAAAGGGGGAAGACCCCACACGTCGCATTCAAAAGAACGATTTGATGCGACTGGTGACCAAGGGGCTCAATCGCAACGAGCGTCTGATCATCATCCTGTACTATTACGAAGAGCTGACGATGAAAGAAATCGGCGCTACGCTCGACCTGAGCGAAAGCCGAGTCAGCCAGATGCACAGCAGCATCGTCCAACGCCTGCAAACGCAGCTCGGACGCCGAAAACCTGAATTTGGAACCGTTTAA
- a CDS encoding succinylglutamate desuccinylase/aspartoacylase family protein has translation MDSGPHSNSRTSRPSRTFVIGGQSISPGNRLRFEIPVARLPTGTHINLPIEVIHGPFEGPTVWVSAAVHGDELNGVEIARLVLDKLKPNRLFGTLIVVPMVNGFGVINQSRYLPDRRDLNRCFPGSKSGSLASRLAHLMMTEVVQRCQYGIDLHTGANYRTNLPQVRGDMDDIETYECALAFNSPVVVHSDVRDGSLRAAAKAKGIKVLLYEAGEPMRFNPDAIKLGVSGVMRVLTYLNMLKTPFKIPNKKPALIRESTWVRARRSGIVRLSVELGDKVTAGQKIGLIADVFGDDPYTLKAPFDGIVIGHSNNPIAHQGDGILHVGAFV, from the coding sequence ATGGATTCCGGTCCCCATTCCAACTCACGAACCAGCCGGCCTAGTCGCACTTTTGTTATCGGTGGTCAATCGATTTCCCCTGGGAATCGATTACGTTTCGAGATCCCGGTTGCTCGCCTGCCGACAGGAACACACATTAACTTACCGATTGAGGTCATTCACGGCCCTTTCGAAGGCCCTACGGTCTGGGTTTCTGCAGCCGTGCATGGGGATGAGCTCAATGGTGTCGAGATCGCACGTTTGGTACTCGACAAGCTAAAGCCGAACCGATTGTTCGGTACGTTGATTGTCGTTCCGATGGTCAACGGCTTTGGTGTGATCAACCAAAGCCGTTACTTGCCAGACCGTCGCGATTTGAATCGCTGTTTTCCAGGTTCCAAGTCTGGCTCGCTGGCTTCACGTCTGGCGCACTTGATGATGACCGAGGTGGTGCAGCGTTGTCAGTACGGAATCGATTTGCATACCGGGGCCAACTACCGCACCAACTTGCCGCAGGTTCGTGGCGACATGGACGACATCGAAACGTACGAGTGCGCTCTGGCATTCAATAGTCCGGTGGTCGTACATTCCGACGTACGCGACGGCTCGCTACGGGCTGCGGCCAAGGCCAAGGGAATTAAGGTTCTCTTATACGAAGCTGGCGAACCGATGCGTTTCAATCCGGATGCCATCAAGTTGGGTGTCTCGGGCGTGATGCGTGTGCTGACTTATCTGAACATGCTGAAAACCCCATTTAAGATTCCCAACAAAAAACCAGCCCTCATTCGCGAATCGACCTGGGTCCGGGCGAGGCGTAGCGGCATCGTGCGGCTTTCGGTTGAATTGGGGGACAAGGTCACTGCCGGCCAGAAGATCGGCCTCATCGCGGATGTCTTCGGCGATGACCCATATACTTTGAAGGCCCCGTTTGATGGGATTGTGATTGGGCACTCGAATAATCCGATCGCGCACCAAGGAGATGGAATCCTCCACGTCGGGGCCTTCGTTTGA
- a CDS encoding GGDEF domain-containing protein, whose product MAELLTFILGDLFGILTLLLGIAVGITLGRMWAAYLTLAKINAAENKEPATNYREQLAGMIQFTHLFSGDLTKQIEQLETLGEKLDSPSDSAPVDDEARSTKAVQLVAEIAAANQRLKRRLESAEATLKTQAQELEDSLSEARTDALTRLFNRRAFDEEQGRRWAHWQRKQQPYCMLLLDIDHFKQVNDKYGHDAGDLVLREVASRLMAVMRETDYLARIGGEELAVLLPEGDWDAIAAVACKLLDAIRRLPVIYGECEIYVTASCGLMSVTHAESSSGLIKGADEALYAAKSNGRNCGYINDGTTLIPIEDLASGKVTALKKVPRDQLERKKPDSSDVNSAATVSDIEIAASELKNRLFRMSQRAC is encoded by the coding sequence ATGGCTGAGCTACTAACCTTTATCCTGGGGGACTTGTTTGGAATTCTTACCCTGCTTCTTGGAATTGCGGTAGGAATTACTTTGGGACGCATGTGGGCGGCCTACCTCACGCTTGCTAAGATCAATGCGGCTGAGAATAAAGAGCCAGCCACCAACTATCGCGAGCAGTTGGCTGGCATGATCCAGTTTACCCACCTCTTCTCTGGCGATTTAACGAAGCAGATTGAACAGTTAGAGACATTAGGTGAAAAGCTCGATTCTCCCTCGGATTCGGCACCGGTCGACGACGAAGCTCGATCGACCAAAGCAGTGCAACTGGTGGCAGAAATTGCAGCAGCTAATCAGCGTTTAAAGCGTCGCTTGGAATCGGCCGAGGCCACACTTAAAACGCAAGCTCAAGAACTGGAAGATTCGCTTTCGGAAGCGAGAACCGACGCCCTGACGCGCTTATTCAATCGGCGTGCATTCGATGAAGAACAGGGGCGTCGCTGGGCACATTGGCAGCGTAAACAGCAGCCGTACTGCATGTTGTTACTAGATATCGACCATTTCAAGCAGGTAAACGACAAGTACGGTCACGATGCTGGCGATCTCGTTCTTAGGGAAGTGGCCAGCCGTTTAATGGCCGTCATGCGCGAGACCGATTATCTGGCTCGCATCGGTGGCGAGGAATTGGCTGTCTTGCTACCCGAGGGAGATTGGGATGCCATCGCAGCGGTCGCGTGCAAGTTGCTGGATGCCATTCGCCGATTACCGGTGATTTATGGCGAATGCGAGATCTACGTTACCGCGAGTTGTGGCTTGATGTCGGTCACGCATGCCGAGTCAAGCAGTGGTTTGATAAAGGGAGCGGACGAAGCGTTGTACGCGGCCAAGTCGAATGGACGCAATTGCGGCTATATCAACGATGGAACCACTCTTATTCCAATCGAGGATCTAGCCTCTGGAAAAGTCACCGCGTTGAAGAAAGTTCCCCGCGATCAATTAGAAAGAAAAAAGCCTGACTCTTCAGACGTGAATTCTGCGGCAACGGTCAGTGATATCGAAATTGCGGCCTCGGAACTGAAGAACCGTTTGTTTCGGATGTCTCAGCGAGCTTGCTGA
- a CDS encoding putative sugar nucleotidyl transferase, protein MNCIIFEDRTVSKLYPIVLGRPAYAILCGSYRLAELALSQFAACRGIVRHHLTSLQQQSFPELHETQLAADQPTLILNASLVPSVSNLRQITQWAAETQAGLIQHEGRLVAALLPPEARIPTHKSNYDEFLTFVQNLTQSGDLPICTLKLNLFEYSHDVVHFNEAIINENLEARLKTGRYQEVRDGLFVAGDVRLGENLAIDATSGPILLEEGTSVGPFCFLRGPAYLGKNVKVIEHSAIKDAVSLGHTTKIGGEVEATVIEPYSNKQHHGFLGHSYLGSWINLGAGTSNSDLKNTYGTVNMEYPTGRVATKMQFVGSIFGDYSKTAINTGIFTGKTIGVCSMLYGFVTTNVPSFVNYARLFGQVTELPPDVMISTQQRMFARRNVPQTDCDIQLIHNMYLLTQEERHLTGEPLVF, encoded by the coding sequence ATGAACTGCATTATTTTCGAGGATCGAACGGTCTCTAAGCTGTATCCGATCGTTTTAGGACGACCGGCATACGCTATTTTGTGTGGTAGTTATCGCCTGGCCGAGTTGGCACTTAGCCAGTTTGCTGCCTGTCGGGGGATTGTACGGCACCACCTTACTTCGCTCCAGCAACAATCGTTTCCTGAACTTCACGAAACCCAACTTGCCGCCGATCAGCCTACCTTGATCCTGAACGCAAGCCTGGTTCCCAGTGTTTCCAATCTGCGCCAAATCACCCAGTGGGCAGCCGAAACGCAGGCCGGGCTGATTCAGCACGAAGGTCGCTTGGTTGCCGCGTTGCTGCCCCCCGAAGCCCGTATACCGACGCACAAATCGAATTACGACGAGTTCCTTACCTTCGTCCAAAACTTGACGCAGTCCGGCGATTTACCGATTTGCACGCTGAAACTCAACCTGTTTGAATACTCGCACGATGTGGTTCACTTCAACGAGGCCATCATCAACGAGAACCTCGAAGCACGCCTGAAAACAGGGCGTTATCAGGAAGTTCGCGACGGGCTGTTTGTCGCTGGCGATGTTCGCTTGGGCGAGAACTTGGCCATTGATGCTACAAGTGGGCCAATCTTGCTTGAAGAAGGCACGTCGGTCGGACCTTTCTGCTTTCTACGTGGCCCTGCCTATCTGGGGAAAAACGTGAAAGTAATCGAGCATTCGGCCATTAAAGACGCCGTCTCGTTAGGGCATACCACAAAAATTGGCGGAGAAGTCGAAGCAACGGTCATCGAACCCTACTCGAACAAGCAGCACCACGGGTTCCTCGGACACAGCTACCTTGGCAGTTGGATTAACCTGGGCGCAGGGACATCCAACAGCGACTTGAAGAATACTTACGGCACCGTCAACATGGAGTATCCCACCGGTCGGGTCGCCACCAAGATGCAATTCGTCGGCTCGATTTTCGGGGACTACTCAAAGACCGCCATCAATACCGGTATATTTACGGGAAAGACAATCGGCGTCTGCAGTATGCTGTATGGGTTCGTCACCACCAACGTTCCCAGCTTCGTGAATTACGCCCGCCTGTTCGGTCAAGTGACCGAGTTGCCACCAGACGTGATGATCTCGACGCAGCAGCGCATGTTTGCTCGCCGAAATGTCCCCCAAACCGACTGCGATATCCAACTCATTCACAATATGTATCTTCTCACCCAGGAAGAACGTCATCTTACGGGTGAGCCCCTCGTTTTTTAG